One Actinomyces marmotae DNA window includes the following coding sequences:
- a CDS encoding low molecular weight protein-tyrosine-phosphatase translates to MISNPIGSAPGEPYVLPAPRDPGGPYRVMMVCTGNICRSAMAEMVLLDRLGAAGLAGRVEVASSGVSSEERGNPMDSRARRLLLSSGYGEGRDGGGAVAARIASHRAHRITDAEIAGSDLILAMTASHERELIRRAQRAGVVIDEPEGVRGAGRRILMFREFDPERAADLAAIAEGLVSRSRLDAPDPWYGGMEDFEDTLATIERVVDELTPALSALMRDR, encoded by the coding sequence ATGATCTCGAATCCCATCGGCTCCGCCCCCGGCGAGCCTTACGTCCTGCCCGCCCCGCGCGACCCCGGCGGCCCCTACCGGGTCATGATGGTATGCACGGGCAACATATGCCGCTCCGCGATGGCGGAGATGGTCCTCCTCGATCGGCTCGGTGCGGCGGGCCTGGCCGGGCGCGTGGAGGTGGCCTCCTCCGGGGTGTCCAGCGAGGAGCGCGGCAACCCGATGGATTCGCGGGCCAGGCGCCTCCTGCTCAGCAGCGGCTACGGCGAAGGCCGCGACGGCGGGGGCGCGGTGGCGGCGCGCATCGCCTCGCACCGGGCCCACCGCATCACGGATGCCGAGATCGCGGGCTCCGATCTCATCCTGGCGATGACCGCCTCGCATGAGCGCGAGTTGATTCGCCGCGCGCAGCGGGCGGGCGTGGTCATCGACGAGCCGGAGGGGGTCCGGGGCGCGGGGCGGCGCATCCTTATGTTCCGCGAGTTCGACCCTGAGAGGGCGGCGGATCTGGCGGCGATCGCGGAGGGGCTGGTCTCCCGGTCTCGGCTCGACGCGCCCGACCCGTGGTACGGCGGGATGGAGGACTTCGAGGACACCCTGGCGACGATCGAGCGCGTCGTCGACGAGCTCACCCCCGCCCTGTCCGCCCTCATGCGAGACCGGTAG
- a CDS encoding DUF885 domain-containing protein translates to MTDPRAPHGTPARPTSPRTPTAVDAVAERHVERLAALSPEFALYSGLPGRGGALDDYSPAGFSALADLRAQTRAALDAATPVDDVDRVTIAAMRERFGVEDESHEAGEDLRALNNIASPIQTIRDTFDNHPMATTGDWEDFASALRAVPGALAGHRESLRVAAARGLAPAARQVRACIKQAQDQAGEASSSFTALIEGARLADGGALPATLTADLRAAAREARAAYAEAARWLADDVFPLATGDDAVDRERYERFSRQFLGARIDLDGTYEWGRERLAAIDSEQRAIAASLYGPGTTVAEALERLGADASRQVRGTAALRAWMQETSDAAISALDGTQFDIPAPLRSLECRIAPSSTGGIYYTAPSDDFSRPGRMWWSVPAGTEDFATWQERTTVFHEGVPGHHLQIGMQTLLRDELNSWRRHGCWVSGHGEGWALYAERLMADLGFQEDPADRMGMLDSQRLRAARVVLDIGVHLRKERPAELAALPGVGEGHWDASSAWAFLRANAAMGESFLRFELDRYLGWPGQAPSYAVGQRLWEEARDASLAAARAAGADDSLKAFHARALRLGSVGLDVMREALAA, encoded by the coding sequence ATGACTGATCCCCGCGCGCCCCACGGGACCCCCGCGCGCCCCACATCCCCTCGCACGCCCACCGCGGTCGACGCGGTCGCCGAGCGCCATGTGGAGCGCCTGGCAGCGCTATCCCCCGAGTTCGCCCTCTACTCCGGCCTGCCCGGCCGGGGCGGCGCCCTGGACGACTACTCCCCCGCCGGCTTCTCGGCCCTGGCCGATCTGCGAGCCCAGACCCGGGCCGCGCTCGATGCCGCCACCCCCGTTGACGACGTCGACCGTGTGACGATCGCAGCCATGCGCGAGCGCTTCGGCGTCGAGGACGAGTCGCATGAGGCCGGCGAGGACCTGCGGGCGCTGAACAACATCGCCTCTCCGATCCAGACGATCCGCGACACTTTCGACAACCACCCCATGGCCACCACGGGCGACTGGGAGGACTTCGCCTCCGCCCTACGGGCGGTGCCCGGGGCGCTCGCCGGGCACCGCGAGTCGCTGCGGGTCGCGGCCGCGCGCGGGCTCGCCCCCGCCGCCCGGCAGGTGCGCGCCTGCATCAAGCAGGCCCAGGACCAGGCCGGGGAGGCGTCGTCGTCCTTCACGGCGCTGATCGAGGGGGCGCGCCTCGCCGACGGAGGCGCTCTGCCCGCCACCCTCACCGCGGACCTGCGGGCGGCCGCACGCGAGGCCCGCGCCGCCTACGCCGAGGCGGCCCGCTGGCTGGCCGACGATGTCTTCCCGCTCGCCACCGGCGACGACGCCGTCGACCGTGAGCGCTACGAGAGATTCAGCCGGCAATTCCTGGGCGCGCGCATCGACCTGGACGGGACCTACGAGTGGGGCCGGGAGCGCCTGGCGGCCATCGACTCCGAACAGCGGGCCATCGCGGCCTCGCTCTACGGGCCGGGGACCACCGTGGCCGAGGCCCTGGAGCGGTTGGGCGCCGACGCCTCGCGGCAGGTGCGCGGCACGGCGGCGCTGCGGGCGTGGATGCAGGAGACCTCGGACGCGGCGATCTCGGCGCTCGACGGCACCCAGTTCGACATCCCCGCCCCCCTGCGCTCCCTGGAGTGCCGGATCGCGCCGTCGTCCACCGGCGGCATCTACTACACCGCGCCGAGCGACGACTTCTCCCGCCCGGGCCGCATGTGGTGGTCTGTTCCGGCCGGGACGGAGGACTTCGCGACCTGGCAGGAGCGCACCACGGTGTTCCACGAGGGGGTGCCGGGGCATCACCTTCAGATCGGCATGCAAACCCTTCTGCGCGATGAACTCAATTCCTGGCGGCGCCACGGCTGCTGGGTCAGCGGGCACGGCGAGGGCTGGGCCCTGTACGCCGAGCGGCTCATGGCGGACCTCGGCTTCCAGGAGGATCCGGCCGACCGCATGGGGATGCTGGATTCCCAGCGGCTGCGGGCGGCGCGAGTCGTGCTGGATATCGGCGTGCACCTGCGCAAGGAGCGGCCCGCCGAGCTCGCCGCCCTGCCGGGTGTGGGCGAGGGGCACTGGGACGCGAGTTCAGCATGGGCCTTCCTGCGGGCCAATGCCGCGATGGGCGAGTCTTTCCTGCGCTTCGAGCTGGACCGTTACCTGGGCTGGCCAGGGCAGGCTCCGTCATACGCCGTCGGTCAGCGCCTGTGGGAGGAGGCTCGGGACGCCTCGCTGGCGGCGGCGCGCGCGGCAGGGGCCGATGACTCCCTCAAGGCCTTCCACGCCAGGGCGCTGCGCCTAGGCAGCGTGGGCCTGGACGTCATGCGCGAGGCGCTGGCCGCCTGA
- a CDS encoding amidohydrolase translates to MAAETEARRLAAGPAPALADGAGAPAALRSVLADIVARLAPELLSLSHDLHAHPEVGHEEHHAMAAVAGLLRAHGIEPELGVFGMETALRASIGPVAPAGISDGAASAMGGTASSHPGTIAILAEYDALPGIGHACGHNVMCANSVGAFLALAALEAERPGSLPGAVVLTTTPAEECSTAKEALAQAGMLNGIDAAIQTHSYAADVTHQTWLGQRRMRVTYHGIPAHASSQPFMGRNALDAATLALTGIGLLRQQILPMDRIHAVVTHGGDAANIIPERAELNAFIRSKDLTTLRDLVARVEDVFRGAALMTGTGVEITPDPHPNEMPVRDNAALLASWVRAQRERGREPLPAGVLPETIAAGTDFGNVSQRVPGIHPLIKITTGGDVALHTPAMAEAAGSPTGDAACLDGAYGLASVALDWLHDAEVREAARADFEATGGAVDVASFWDE, encoded by the coding sequence ATGGCCGCCGAGACTGAGGCGCGGCGCCTCGCGGCCGGCCCCGCCCCGGCCCTCGCCGACGGCGCAGGCGCCCCCGCCGCGCTGCGCTCCGTTCTGGCCGACATCGTCGCGCGCCTCGCCCCCGAGCTCCTCTCCCTGTCCCATGACCTGCACGCCCATCCCGAGGTCGGCCATGAGGAGCACCACGCGATGGCCGCCGTCGCCGGCCTCCTGCGCGCCCACGGAATCGAGCCCGAACTGGGAGTTTTCGGCATGGAGACCGCCCTCCGCGCGAGCATCGGGCCCGTCGCGCCCGCCGGCATCTCCGACGGCGCGGCCTCCGCCATGGGCGGCACCGCGTCCTCCCACCCCGGCACCATCGCGATCCTCGCCGAGTACGACGCGCTGCCGGGCATCGGCCACGCCTGCGGGCACAACGTCATGTGCGCCAACTCCGTGGGGGCTTTCCTCGCCCTGGCCGCCCTTGAGGCCGAGCGCCCCGGGAGCCTGCCGGGCGCCGTCGTCCTGACCACCACCCCCGCCGAGGAGTGCTCCACCGCCAAGGAGGCCCTCGCTCAGGCCGGCATGCTCAACGGCATCGACGCCGCCATCCAGACCCACTCCTACGCTGCCGACGTCACCCACCAGACCTGGCTCGGGCAGCGGCGCATGCGCGTCACCTACCACGGCATCCCCGCGCACGCCTCCTCCCAGCCCTTCATGGGCCGCAACGCCCTTGACGCCGCTACCCTCGCGCTGACCGGCATCGGGTTGCTGCGCCAGCAGATCCTGCCCATGGACCGCATCCACGCCGTCGTCACCCATGGCGGCGACGCCGCCAACATCATCCCCGAGCGCGCCGAACTCAACGCCTTCATCCGGTCCAAGGACCTGACCACCCTGCGCGACCTCGTGGCCCGGGTGGAGGACGTCTTCCGCGGCGCCGCCCTCATGACCGGTACCGGCGTTGAGATCACCCCGGACCCCCACCCCAATGAGATGCCCGTGCGGGACAACGCCGCCCTCCTGGCCTCCTGGGTGCGCGCCCAGCGCGAGCGCGGGCGCGAGCCCCTGCCCGCCGGCGTTCTGCCCGAGACCATCGCCGCGGGCACGGACTTCGGCAACGTCTCGCAGCGCGTGCCCGGCATTCACCCGCTCATCAAGATCACCACGGGCGGTGACGTCGCCCTCCACACCCCCGCGATGGCCGAGGCGGCAGGCTCGCCCACCGGGGATGCTGCCTGTCTCGATGGCGCATACGGGCTCGCCTCCGTGGCCCTCGACTGGCTCCATGACGCCGAGGTGCGCGAGGCCGCCAGGGCGGACTTCGAGGCCACCGGCGGAGCCGTCGACGTCGCCTCCTTCTGGGACGAGTGA
- a CDS encoding ribokinase — translation MGRVIVVGSINQDITVTVERFPAPGETLAGTSTSYRLGGKGANQAAAAAHGGAEALLVGRVGGDAAGITLREDLRSHGVDVSALRTDEEITTGIAFITVSAAGENTIILDAGANARVTGAQAAEAIDAGADDVIVLQGEIPAATNEEIIEWAHRAGARVVLNLAPVYPIAPDALASVDVLVVNETECGLVLGSPAPSTPEEAITAAAALRERGIEGVLVTLGAAGAVWACAEGSGHVPAIDLGPVVDTTGAGDASVGVLAAALAAGHGFASAVAEGMRAGSTAVLAAGAAASYAAIAPVSPAS, via the coding sequence ATGGGGCGCGTCATCGTCGTCGGGTCGATCAACCAGGACATCACCGTCACCGTCGAGCGCTTCCCCGCGCCGGGGGAGACCCTGGCGGGGACGTCCACGAGCTACCGGCTTGGCGGCAAGGGCGCCAACCAGGCCGCGGCCGCCGCGCACGGGGGCGCCGAGGCCCTGCTCGTCGGCCGCGTCGGCGGGGATGCCGCGGGCATCACCCTGCGCGAGGATCTGCGCAGCCACGGCGTGGACGTGAGCGCGCTGCGCACCGATGAGGAGATCACCACCGGCATCGCGTTCATCACCGTCAGCGCCGCCGGGGAGAACACGATCATCCTCGACGCCGGCGCCAACGCCCGCGTCACCGGCGCTCAGGCCGCAGAGGCGATCGATGCGGGCGCCGATGACGTCATCGTCCTCCAGGGGGAGATCCCGGCGGCGACCAATGAGGAGATCATCGAATGGGCCCACCGGGCCGGTGCCCGCGTGGTCCTCAACCTCGCGCCCGTCTACCCGATCGCGCCGGACGCCCTGGCCAGTGTCGACGTGCTCGTGGTCAATGAGACCGAGTGCGGGCTCGTGCTGGGCTCGCCCGCGCCCAGCACTCCGGAGGAGGCGATCACGGCGGCGGCCGCCCTGCGTGAGCGGGGGATCGAGGGCGTGCTCGTCACGCTCGGCGCCGCCGGGGCGGTGTGGGCCTGCGCCGAGGGCAGCGGGCATGTGCCGGCCATTGATCTGGGGCCCGTGGTGGATACGACGGGCGCCGGGGACGCGAGCGTCGGCGTGCTCGCCGCCGCCCTCGCCGCGGGGCACGGCTTCGCCTCGGCCGTGGCCGAGGGCATGCGCGCCGGCTCGACGGCGGTCCTCGCCGCCGGCGCCGCCGCCTCCTACGCGGCCATCGCCCCCGTCTCCCCCGCCTCCTGA
- a CDS encoding nucleoside hydrolase, translating to MTTTMILDCDPGHDDAIAILLALGSPNVDLIGITTIGGNHSLDKVTYNARAVCELAGRPEVPIHAGCRRPLIRQPIDAAYIHGETGLDGVDLPEPSRPLAAQHAVDWLIETIMGREPGTITIVPTGPLTNIAMAARLEPRIVARVKEIVLMGGAYGVGNATPVAEFNILCDPEAAQIVFSESWPVTMIGLDVTHRALCTPEVQAALCGANPRLADAVGGLMDFFRSTYRDQEAFPDPPTHDPCAVARVIDPSLVPTRRCPIDVELRGALTYGMTVADMRALVDDSDPACTTQVGMGLDTKRFWALVADALARLG from the coding sequence GTGACCACCACGATGATCCTCGACTGCGACCCGGGGCATGATGACGCCATCGCGATCCTCCTCGCCCTGGGAAGCCCCAATGTCGATCTGATCGGCATCACGACGATCGGCGGCAACCACAGCCTGGACAAGGTCACCTATAACGCCCGCGCCGTCTGCGAGCTCGCGGGCCGCCCGGAGGTGCCCATCCACGCCGGCTGCCGGCGCCCCCTCATCCGCCAGCCCATCGACGCCGCCTACATCCACGGCGAGACCGGTCTCGACGGCGTCGACCTGCCCGAGCCGTCCCGGCCGCTCGCCGCCCAGCACGCTGTCGACTGGCTCATCGAGACGATCATGGGCCGTGAGCCCGGGACGATCACGATCGTCCCCACGGGTCCGCTGACGAATATCGCGATGGCGGCCCGCCTGGAGCCGCGCATCGTCGCGCGGGTCAAGGAGATCGTCCTGATGGGCGGCGCCTACGGGGTCGGCAACGCGACGCCGGTGGCCGAGTTCAACATCCTGTGCGACCCCGAGGCCGCCCAGATCGTGTTCAGCGAGTCTTGGCCCGTGACCATGATCGGGCTGGACGTCACCCATCGGGCGCTGTGCACTCCCGAGGTCCAGGCGGCCCTGTGCGGGGCGAACCCGCGCCTGGCCGATGCCGTCGGCGGGCTCATGGACTTCTTCCGCTCCACCTACCGGGACCAGGAGGCCTTCCCGGATCCGCCCACGCACGACCCCTGCGCCGTCGCCCGCGTCATCGACCCGAGCCTCGTCCCCACTAGGCGCTGCCCGATCGACGTCGAACTGCGCGGCGCGCTGACCTACGGGATGACCGTGGCCGACATGCGCGCGCTCGTCGACGACTCCGACCCCGCCTGCACCACCCAGGTGGGGATGGGCCTGGACACCAAGCGCTTCTGGGCGCTCGTGGCCGACGCACTCGCGCGCCTCGGTTGA
- a CDS encoding NupC/NupG family nucleoside CNT transporter — MYLAINVLGLAVFLAAGWLLSHDRKKIPWQSVAILTALNLVIAWVLTSFTWGRAAVQGAAAGFNELVSVAWKGINFALSNWVGAEGVNPAPVNFVVSALLPILLVVPVFDILTYIGFLPWIIKWIGRGLSAVTRQPKFEAFYSIEMMFLGNTEALAVSKLQVQRMSPARNVAIAMMSMSCVTASILAAYIQIVPAEFVLTAVPINCLNALIVTSMLYPVHVPPEEDIIVTYEGGDDSGDADGAQGGAGAAAATSAGADPAAAGPGSPSRGNVLGGLAALATRVARRDPGRAASRPAKEPFFSFLGDSILGAGKLILIITANVITFVALAALIDKILGAIWEPLSLESALGVVMYAPALLLGLDTSTAWDMSQIMGLKLVTNEFVAMGQVSGEISGYARHYQAVVTVFLTSFANFGTLGMIIGCFKGLVDKERNDLISKNVGRMLLSGILVSLLSAGMVGLFVW, encoded by the coding sequence ATGTACCTGGCCATCAACGTCTTGGGCCTCGCCGTCTTCCTGGCGGCGGGCTGGCTGCTCTCCCATGACCGCAAGAAGATCCCCTGGCAGTCCGTGGCGATCCTGACCGCCCTCAACCTCGTGATCGCCTGGGTTCTCACGAGTTTCACCTGGGGGCGCGCGGCCGTCCAGGGCGCGGCCGCGGGCTTCAATGAGCTCGTCTCCGTGGCCTGGAAGGGCATCAACTTCGCCCTGTCGAACTGGGTGGGGGCCGAGGGCGTGAACCCGGCGCCCGTGAACTTCGTGGTCAGCGCCCTGCTGCCGATCCTGCTGGTGGTGCCCGTCTTCGACATCCTCACCTATATCGGTTTCCTGCCCTGGATCATCAAGTGGATCGGCCGGGGGCTCAGCGCGGTCACCCGCCAGCCCAAGTTCGAGGCCTTCTACTCCATCGAGATGATGTTCCTGGGCAACACGGAGGCCCTGGCGGTCTCCAAGCTGCAGGTGCAGCGGATGAGCCCGGCGCGCAACGTCGCCATCGCCATGATGTCGATGAGCTGCGTGACGGCGTCGATCCTGGCGGCCTACATCCAGATCGTTCCGGCGGAGTTCGTGCTGACGGCGGTGCCCATCAACTGCCTCAACGCGCTCATCGTCACCTCCATGCTCTACCCCGTCCACGTGCCGCCCGAGGAGGACATCATCGTCACCTACGAGGGAGGCGACGACTCCGGGGACGCCGACGGCGCCCAGGGCGGCGCGGGCGCCGCCGCGGCCACCAGCGCGGGCGCCGATCCGGCCGCCGCTGGCCCGGGCTCGCCGAGCCGCGGCAACGTCCTCGGAGGCCTGGCCGCCCTGGCCACCAGGGTCGCGCGCCGCGACCCGGGACGCGCGGCGAGCCGGCCCGCGAAGGAGCCGTTCTTCTCCTTCCTGGGCGACTCGATCCTGGGCGCGGGCAAGCTCATCCTCATCATCACCGCCAACGTCATCACCTTCGTGGCCCTGGCGGCCCTTATCGACAAGATCCTCGGAGCGATCTGGGAGCCGCTCTCCCTGGAGTCGGCGCTCGGCGTCGTCATGTACGCGCCCGCGCTCCTGCTGGGCCTGGACACCTCCACCGCCTGGGACATGTCCCAGATCATGGGCCTGAAGCTGGTCACCAACGAGTTCGTGGCCATGGGGCAGGTGAGCGGTGAGATTAGCGGCTACGCGCGCCACTACCAGGCGGTGGTCACGGTCTTCCTGACGTCCTTCGCGAACTTCGGGACGCTGGGCATGATCATCGGCTGCTTCAAGGGCCTGGTGGACAAGGAACGCAATGACCTCATCTCCAAGAACGTGGGGCGGATGCTCCTGTCCGGGATCCTCGTCTCGCTGCTGTCGGCCGGGATGGTCGGCCTGTTCGTCTGGTGA
- a CDS encoding nucleoside hydrolase: MTRKLILDLDTGIDDALAIAYALGSPEAELIGITTTYGNVLVEDSARNSLAVLDLLGAPHVPVYPGLPHALARDGFEVLEISAFIHGRNGVGDVALTPSPRAAEGTSAVDFIIEASRTHGEDLVYVPTGPLTNLAAALEKDPGLAQRLTVVLMGGALTVSGNVSPWSEANISQDPEAADAVLRSGVSATMVGLDVTLQTLLTYEHTRRWRDLGTAAGTFLADMTDYYIRAYETTAPGLGGCGLHDPLAVGVAVDPSLVTMLPINLAVDLAGPTRGRTIGDVARLSAPRTSRAAVAVDAERFLAEFMSRITALARGR; encoded by the coding sequence ATGACCCGCAAGCTCATTCTGGACCTGGACACCGGCATCGATGACGCCCTGGCGATCGCCTACGCCCTGGGCAGCCCGGAGGCCGAGCTCATCGGCATCACCACCACCTACGGCAACGTCCTCGTGGAGGACTCGGCGCGCAACTCCCTGGCGGTGCTCGACCTGCTCGGAGCGCCGCATGTGCCCGTCTACCCCGGCCTACCTCACGCCCTGGCCCGCGACGGCTTCGAGGTTCTGGAGATCTCCGCCTTCATCCACGGCCGCAATGGCGTGGGCGATGTGGCGCTCACTCCCTCGCCCCGCGCCGCGGAGGGGACGAGCGCCGTCGACTTCATCATCGAGGCCTCCCGGACCCACGGGGAGGACCTCGTGTACGTGCCCACGGGTCCGCTGACCAACCTGGCCGCCGCCCTGGAGAAGGACCCCGGCCTGGCTCAGCGGCTGACCGTGGTGCTCATGGGTGGGGCGCTCACGGTGAGCGGGAATGTCAGCCCGTGGTCGGAGGCAAATATCAGCCAGGACCCGGAGGCCGCCGACGCCGTCCTGCGCTCGGGGGTGAGCGCGACGATGGTCGGCCTCGACGTCACCCTCCAGACCCTGCTCACCTACGAGCACACGCGGCGCTGGCGCGATCTGGGCACGGCCGCGGGCACGTTCCTGGCGGATATGACGGACTACTACATCCGGGCCTATGAGACGACGGCGCCCGGGCTCGGCGGCTGCGGCCTGCACGACCCGTTGGCGGTCGGCGTCGCCGTGGACCCTTCCCTGGTGACGATGCTGCCCATCAATCTCGCGGTGGATCTGGCCGGCCCGACTCGGGGGCGCACCATCGGGGACGTGGCGCGCCTGAGCGCCCCGAGGACGAGCCGGGCAGCCGTGGCCGTGGACGCCGAGAGGTTCCTCGCCGAGTTCATGTCCCGCATCACCGCCTTGGCGCGGGGCCGCTGA
- the nrdF gene encoding class 1b ribonucleoside-diphosphate reductase subunit beta: MHEPIKLIDRVQAINWNRLVDDKDLEVWDRLTGNFWLPEKVPLSNDIQSWATLNEAEKNMTTRVFTGLTLLDTIQGTVGAVSLIPDARTPHEEAVYTNIAFMESVHARSYSSIFSTLISTAEIDEAFRWSEENENLQRKAQIILNYYRGDDPEKRKVASTMLESFLFYSGFYAPMYWSSHAKLTNTADLIRLIIRDEAVHGYYIGYKYQLAVRESSPERQAELKEYTFDLLMELYDNEESYTEDLYDELGLTEDVKKFLRYNANKALMNLGYEALFPAEAVDVNPAIIASLSPNADENHDFFSGSGSSYVMGTAEATEDDDWDF, encoded by the coding sequence ATGCACGAGCCCATCAAGCTCATCGACCGCGTTCAGGCGATCAACTGGAACCGCCTCGTCGACGACAAGGACCTCGAGGTCTGGGACCGCCTCACCGGGAACTTCTGGCTGCCCGAGAAGGTGCCGCTGTCCAACGACATCCAGTCCTGGGCCACCCTGAACGAGGCCGAGAAGAACATGACCACCCGCGTGTTCACCGGCCTGACCCTCCTGGACACCATCCAGGGCACCGTCGGCGCCGTCTCCCTCATCCCCGACGCCCGCACCCCCCATGAGGAGGCGGTGTACACCAACATCGCCTTCATGGAGTCCGTGCACGCCCGCTCCTACTCCTCGATCTTCTCCACCCTCATCTCGACAGCGGAGATCGACGAGGCCTTCCGCTGGAGCGAGGAGAACGAGAACCTCCAGCGCAAGGCCCAGATCATCCTCAACTACTACCGGGGTGACGATCCGGAGAAGCGCAAGGTCGCCTCCACCATGCTGGAGTCCTTCCTCTTCTACTCCGGCTTCTATGCCCCCATGTACTGGTCCAGCCACGCCAAGCTCACCAACACCGCCGACCTCATCCGCCTCATCATCCGCGACGAGGCCGTGCACGGCTACTACATCGGCTACAAGTACCAGCTCGCCGTGCGCGAGTCCTCCCCGGAGCGTCAGGCCGAGCTCAAGGAGTACACCTTCGACCTGCTCATGGAGCTGTACGACAACGAGGAGTCCTACACCGAGGACCTCTACGACGAGCTGGGTCTGACGGAGGACGTCAAGAAGTTCCTGCGCTACAACGCCAACAAGGCCCTCATGAACCTGGGCTACGAGGCGCTGTTCCCGGCCGAGGCCGTCGATGTCAACCCCGCGATCATCGCCTCCCTGTCCCCCAACGCGGACGAGAACCACGACTTCTTCTCCGGCTCCGGCTCCTCCTACGTGATGGGCACCGCCGAGGCCACCGAGGACGACGACTGGGACTTCTGA